One Pullulanibacillus sp. KACC 23026 DNA segment encodes these proteins:
- a CDS encoding cytochrome c oxidase assembly protein: MPGMSMSVSPSHFWQLGFFELWHPVLFVILVAIGFVYIRTVQRHEKKPVITKTISFNLSLLMFYFSEGSPLSALGHHFLFSAHMLSMSVTYFIVPPLFLGGIYEWMIVPLVKRSAFKRFINFMTNPILAVSLFNLLLSFYHVPVIFNLIMSKMAYMNLSLVLLLFFAFVMWWPIVQPTLETRSLTELQKLGYVFVASILLTPACAMITFANSFLYLKTATEPTFFANFSPMEDQSTGGVVMKVTQELVFICTFAYIFFKWSKREKPELENDLNPKLTSIKQQLPSFRTK, encoded by the coding sequence ATGCCTGGCATGTCGATGTCTGTTTCTCCAAGCCACTTCTGGCAGCTTGGTTTTTTTGAATTGTGGCATCCGGTTTTGTTCGTCATTTTAGTAGCCATAGGGTTTGTCTACATAAGAACTGTTCAGCGTCACGAGAAAAAGCCAGTGATCACTAAGACGATCTCATTTAATTTAAGTTTATTGATGTTCTATTTTTCAGAAGGCAGTCCTCTTAGTGCTTTGGGTCATCACTTTTTATTCAGTGCTCATATGCTTTCTATGTCCGTTACGTATTTTATCGTACCTCCACTATTCTTAGGAGGCATTTATGAGTGGATGATTGTTCCACTTGTGAAGAGGTCTGCATTCAAGAGATTTATAAATTTCATGACAAACCCCATCCTTGCCGTGAGTCTTTTCAATTTACTTTTATCGTTCTACCATGTCCCTGTTATTTTTAATTTGATCATGTCCAAAATGGCGTATATGAATTTATCCTTAGTTTTATTGCTTTTCTTCGCGTTTGTCATGTGGTGGCCTATTGTTCAACCGACACTTGAGACTCGGTCTCTAACTGAGCTCCAAAAGCTGGGGTATGTTTTTGTGGCAAGCATTCTTCTTACACCTGCCTGTGCCATGATCACATTTGCAAATAGTTTCTTATATTTGAAGACCGCAACTGAACCCACTTTTTTTGCTAATTTTTCACCGATGGAAGACCAGTCAACGGGCGGGGTCGTGATGAAGGTGACGCAAGAGCTTGTCTTTATTTGTACGTTTGCCTATATTTTCTTTAAGTGGTCGAAAAGAGAAAAGCCTGAACTTGAGAATGATTTAAATCCAAAGCTAACGAGTATCAAACAACAGCTTCCATCATTTCGAACCAAATAA
- the kapB gene encoding sporulation phosphorelay system protein KapB, whose amino-acid sequence MSFEKGDLVIATYKTGEYVCRYIEDRHERNAVVEVLAVRRHPTQGDLHNPNQVEVALFHQRKALAFHEKAVVHQSGLVPFEGEVPDYQESLREALHEKLTKLETRNDEWAARSIQELKELEKDYFKQ is encoded by the coding sequence ATGAGCTTTGAAAAAGGGGATCTAGTGATTGCAACCTATAAAACAGGTGAATATGTTTGCCGCTATATAGAAGATCGTCACGAGCGTAATGCGGTAGTGGAAGTCTTAGCCGTCAGACGACATCCTACACAAGGAGATCTTCATAATCCAAATCAAGTCGAGGTTGCTTTGTTTCACCAAAGAAAAGCCTTAGCTTTTCATGAAAAAGCAGTGGTGCATCAATCTGGCCTTGTCCCGTTTGAAGGGGAGGTACCAGACTATCAGGAATCACTGAGAGAAGCCCTTCATGAAAAACTTACTAAATTGGAAACTCGAAACGACGAATGGGCAGCGAGATCGATTCAGGAGTTAAAGGAACTGGAGAAAGATTATTTTAAACAATAA
- a CDS encoding dihydrofolate reductase → MIAYLVAVDKENLIGKENALPWHLPADLKYFKELTMGRTIIMGRKTFMSIGKALPGRTNVVLTTDPHFEAPGCQVLHSVEEVLQLDSPHRELFIIGGNAVFKAFEKYVDRLYLTQIDHCFEGDTYFTMDYKNWIQVSEKEGIVDEKNRYPHRFLILERPSQK, encoded by the coding sequence ATGATCGCGTATTTAGTAGCGGTTGATAAGGAAAATTTGATTGGCAAGGAGAATGCCCTTCCTTGGCACTTGCCCGCTGATCTGAAGTACTTTAAAGAACTCACAATGGGGCGTACGATTATCATGGGGCGAAAGACTTTTATGTCCATTGGTAAAGCCTTGCCCGGCCGGACGAATGTCGTATTGACAACAGATCCGCATTTCGAAGCACCGGGTTGTCAGGTTCTCCATTCCGTTGAAGAGGTGCTTCAACTCGATTCTCCTCATCGTGAGTTGTTTATTATAGGCGGTAATGCCGTCTTTAAAGCTTTTGAAAAGTATGTTGACCGTCTTTATTTAACCCAAATTGATCATTGTTTTGAAGGGGATACGTATTTCACTATGGATTATAAGAATTGGATACAAGTATCTGAAAAAGAGGGGATTGTTGATGAAAAAAATAGGTACCCTCATCGTTTTCTAATTTTAGAACGCCCTTCTCAAAAATAA
- a CDS encoding patatin family protein — protein MSKKGLVLEGGGMRGAYTAGILETLLEEDISFPYVIGVSAGACVASSYISGQKGRNRRVNIDLVRHPDYLSFKNILTKGQVFGMDFLFDRVPRELDPFDFDTFYKNLQEFVLVTTNCETGEPYYLNAPMDKEELLLSFRATSSLPYMAPIVSLHNLSLLDGGLSDPVPIKKAFQDGCEKVVVVLTRNPGYRKDPSNVPKIFRYKYRHFPKVIDAILQRYKVYNESMDYLEAAESRGEAFIIRPKEPLKVKRVERNPVKLAELYEQGRMEMRRQLEQLQDFLSPTKEKQPV, from the coding sequence ATGTCTAAAAAAGGTTTGGTTTTAGAGGGTGGCGGTATGAGAGGAGCTTATACAGCTGGGATATTAGAAACGCTCCTTGAAGAAGACATTTCGTTCCCTTACGTCATAGGAGTATCAGCAGGAGCTTGCGTAGCAAGTTCTTACATATCGGGCCAAAAAGGACGGAACCGACGAGTTAACATTGATTTAGTCCGGCATCCTGATTATCTCTCGTTTAAAAATATTTTAACTAAAGGACAAGTTTTCGGCATGGATTTTTTATTTGACCGAGTCCCTAGAGAATTGGATCCTTTTGACTTTGATACGTTTTATAAGAATCTTCAAGAGTTTGTTCTTGTGACAACCAATTGTGAAACAGGAGAACCTTATTATCTCAATGCGCCGATGGACAAAGAGGAGCTGCTCCTTAGCTTCCGTGCAACAAGTTCCCTTCCTTATATGGCACCGATTGTTTCGCTTCATAATCTTTCCTTGTTAGATGGCGGCTTAAGTGATCCGGTACCCATCAAGAAAGCCTTTCAGGATGGTTGTGAAAAAGTGGTTGTGGTGTTGACGAGAAATCCAGGTTATCGAAAGGATCCTTCAAACGTTCCAAAAATTTTCCGATACAAGTATCGCCATTTCCCTAAAGTCATTGATGCGATCCTGCAGCGCTATAAAGTCTACAATGAATCCATGGATTATTTAGAAGCGGCAGAGTCAAGGGGAGAAGCCTTTATCATCCGTCCTAAAGAACCGCTTAAAGTCAAACGGGTTGAGCGTAATCCCGTCAAACTAGCTGAACTGTACGAGCAAGGAAGGATGGAAATGAGACGTCAATTAGAACAACTGCAGGACTTTTTAAGCCCTACAAAAGAGAAACAGCCGGTTTAA
- the queF gene encoding preQ(1) synthase, with product MSDGRTKHQLEGISHLGNQGTQYIFDYDPKLLETFENKHPNRDYFVKFNFPEFTSLCPITHQPDFATLYISYVPTIRMVESKSLKLYLFSFRNHGDFHEDCMNIIANDLIELMDPKYLEVWGKFTPRGGISIDPYVNYGKPGTKWEEIAFNRLANHDLYPEKIDNR from the coding sequence ATGTCAGACGGTAGAACGAAACATCAATTAGAGGGCATCTCTCACCTTGGAAACCAAGGCACTCAATACATTTTTGATTATGACCCAAAGCTTCTTGAAACCTTTGAGAACAAACATCCTAACCGTGATTATTTCGTTAAATTTAATTTTCCAGAATTCACATCCCTATGCCCCATTACTCACCAGCCCGATTTTGCGACACTTTATATTAGTTATGTTCCGACCATTCGGATGGTTGAAAGCAAATCGCTAAAACTGTATCTCTTCAGTTTTCGTAATCATGGGGATTTCCATGAAGACTGTATGAACATTATCGCCAATGATCTTATTGAACTCATGGACCCAAAATATTTAGAAGTTTGGGGAAAATTCACCCCCCGCGGCGGCATCAGCATTGATCCTTATGTAAACTACGGAAAACCAGGAACGAAATGGGAGGAAATCGCTTTTAATCGGCTTGCCAACCATGACCTGTATCCTGAAAAAATAGATAACCGATAA
- a CDS encoding ABC transporter permease subunit, whose product MRGLFKFELMKLFQQKSIYVVGFILFGLISLTTPSYSYTSADYYKPLVGKVTPAKIKLVNKETDKLISTYGQGLVNISDKQREKYGILETFSMERQVALNVQQRIGRLDIQHSRKAQLERSMLDKLHLDTFNNNKAPAETIDFVNTMGLVFSGLMITLGLASIFTREYASGVANYIFTSKLGRRTIVTAKFLAAFCYTGFVVAIWVLYDTVTRLILFGNSGWSSPIQFLVKYTKSPYPFTMLEYFIVQLGTHLLAAIGFAIFVLLISALCRKVLVSFLISGSVFCLPIVWTSLLSHPTNIIIDFSYTNIMKVENLYMTFKTYNLFGHPVLQPVVILSVSAIVSLLFLWGLYRFIRHRELQV is encoded by the coding sequence ATGAGGGGGCTATTTAAATTTGAACTCATGAAACTTTTTCAACAAAAAAGTATTTATGTAGTGGGGTTCATCCTGTTTGGGTTAATTAGTTTGACAACCCCGTCTTATTCATATACCTCTGCCGATTACTATAAACCTCTTGTAGGAAAGGTTACTCCTGCTAAGATTAAACTCGTTAATAAAGAGACTGATAAACTTATATCAACTTACGGCCAAGGCTTGGTTAATATCTCTGATAAACAGCGTGAAAAATATGGAATCCTTGAAACTTTCAGTATGGAACGGCAGGTTGCCTTAAACGTTCAACAGAGGATTGGACGGTTAGACATCCAACACTCAAGAAAAGCACAATTAGAACGTTCAATGTTGGATAAACTTCATTTAGATACTTTTAATAATAATAAGGCCCCAGCTGAAACGATTGATTTCGTCAATACAATGGGATTGGTTTTTTCAGGGCTCATGATTACATTAGGACTAGCTTCTATTTTTACTAGAGAGTATGCCTCTGGTGTTGCCAATTACATTTTTACGTCTAAGCTTGGAAGGCGTACAATCGTTACAGCTAAGTTCCTTGCTGCTTTTTGTTACACCGGTTTTGTCGTCGCTATATGGGTGCTCTATGACACCGTCACTAGACTAATCCTCTTTGGGAACAGCGGATGGAGCAGTCCTATTCAATTTCTCGTTAAGTATACGAAATCTCCTTATCCTTTTACGATGCTTGAGTATTTTATCGTCCAGCTTGGGACTCATTTGTTAGCTGCAATTGGATTTGCGATTTTCGTACTCCTCATTTCTGCACTTTGTCGAAAGGTCCTTGTTTCCTTTTTGATCAGCGGGAGTGTATTCTGCTTGCCCATCGTCTGGACGAGTCTGTTGAGTCATCCAACAAATATTATAATCGACTTCAGTTATACCAATATCATGAAGGTTGAGAATCTATATATGACGTTTAAAACCTATAATCTCTTTGGGCACCCTGTCTTGCAACCCGTTGTTATACTGAGTGTCTCTGCAATCGTTTCTCTTCTGTTTTTGTGGGGGCTTTATCGTTTCATCAGGCACCGTGAGCTGCAAGTTTAA
- a CDS encoding PAS domain-containing sensor histidine kinase produces MKNEEKDTKMLLISEELENYIYYTHHFDDMISRHFIETGEWVYISPSSERLLGYDQAQLHNRRFYELIHPEDREMTIAFLKQSRKDFDKICYRLRRFEGDYLWVESTFKRRVFEKCEECFMVTRNITEIKLAEENLKESEKKYRALVEYSRDTIGILSPGGDWIYINETGKRLFGVTRQEEIIGRFFPDFVSPGDRDDLINYIVKHQRGEVHRPIDFNDVKIIRQDHMLRYTDIKMIPNTYKKRKTLQIMINDITDRKKTEEMLQNAEKLTVVGQLAAGIAHEIRNPLTAIKGFTQLLRNQINPNYAEVILQELDRIESIVSDLLILAKPQAMKMETCDLIDLINRTLILLNSQAIMNNVMIHLNSHYEELFIDCEPDQLKQVFINFIKNSIEAMPDGGTVVIDVQKYANVVQLEFVDEGMGIPQDRLAKIGQPFYSTKEKGTGLGMMICQRIIKNHKGTMTIRSEVDKGTTIQLKLPINLSK; encoded by the coding sequence ATGAAGAACGAAGAAAAGGACACGAAGATGTTATTGATAAGTGAGGAGCTTGAAAATTATATTTATTATACCCATCACTTTGATGACATGATTTCACGGCATTTTATTGAAACGGGTGAATGGGTGTATATCTCTCCATCTTCCGAACGCCTGCTTGGTTACGACCAAGCCCAATTGCACAACAGGCGGTTTTATGAACTTATTCATCCCGAAGACCGAGAAATGACGATCGCTTTTTTAAAACAATCTCGTAAAGATTTTGATAAAATATGTTATCGATTAAGGCGTTTTGAGGGCGATTATCTATGGGTGGAATCCACTTTTAAAAGACGTGTTTTTGAAAAGTGCGAAGAGTGTTTTATGGTGACACGTAACATTACTGAAATAAAACTTGCTGAAGAGAACCTCAAGGAAAGCGAAAAGAAATATCGTGCTTTAGTTGAGTATTCCCGCGATACAATAGGTATTTTATCACCTGGAGGGGATTGGATCTATATAAACGAAACAGGCAAACGCCTATTCGGTGTGACGCGTCAGGAAGAGATTATTGGCCGCTTTTTCCCTGATTTTGTTTCCCCGGGGGATCGTGATGACCTCATCAATTATATAGTGAAGCACCAGCGCGGTGAAGTGCATCGTCCCATTGACTTCAATGATGTAAAAATTATTAGACAAGATCACATGCTTCGTTATACAGATATAAAAATGATTCCAAATACATACAAAAAACGTAAGACCTTGCAAATTATGATTAATGACATAACCGATCGAAAAAAAACCGAAGAGATGCTCCAAAACGCTGAAAAGCTTACCGTTGTTGGACAGCTTGCTGCAGGGATTGCCCATGAAATTCGTAATCCTTTGACAGCCATCAAAGGCTTTACACAGCTTCTTCGCAATCAAATTAATCCGAACTACGCTGAGGTGATCCTTCAAGAATTAGATCGTATTGAGAGTATTGTCAGTGATTTACTTATTTTAGCTAAACCTCAGGCGATGAAAATGGAGACATGCGACCTTATTGATCTAATTAATCGAACGCTAATCTTATTAAACTCACAAGCGATTATGAACAATGTCATGATTCATCTTAATAGTCATTATGAAGAGTTGTTTATCGATTGCGAACCAGATCAGTTAAAACAAGTCTTTATTAATTTTATTAAAAATTCGATTGAAGCGATGCCTGATGGCGGGACAGTTGTGATCGATGTTCAAAAGTATGCCAATGTGGTACAACTTGAATTTGTGGACGAGGGGATGGGAATTCCACAAGACCGATTAGCCAAAATTGGTCAGCCATTTTATAGTACCAAAGAAAAAGGGACAGGATTAGGGATGATGATCTGTCAACGAATTATTAAAAATCATAAAGGGACAATGACGATTCGCAGTGAAGTCGATAAGGGAACGACTATTCAATTAAAGCTTCCTATTAATTTATCAAAATAA
- a CDS encoding ATP-binding cassette domain-containing protein yields the protein MISDRELIAEIKTGSKSAMDVLVRRYYKQVFAYIYRRVLDKSITKERVTELLELVHLAPVKRKKIKTYSGGMKRRLGIAQALLNNPKVLIVDEPTAGLDPKERIHFRNLLSELSSQRIVLLSTHIVSDIEFIAKEILILKEGRLIHKKDPQTLLNLLKGKVWTLSVPADEVADYQKTYKIGNMVRQEQSVELRLISDSRVHEDALISVPNLEDLYLYFFDKEDEYEGAI from the coding sequence ATGATATCAGATCGGGAATTGATTGCGGAAATTAAAACCGGAAGCAAATCCGCTATGGACGTGCTGGTAAGACGCTATTACAAACAAGTTTTTGCTTATATCTATCGGAGGGTTTTAGATAAATCCATTACTAAAGAGAGAGTAACCGAGTTGTTGGAACTTGTCCATTTAGCACCAGTAAAAAGAAAGAAAATCAAAACCTACTCTGGAGGTATGAAACGGCGCTTGGGGATTGCTCAGGCTTTATTAAACAATCCTAAAGTGTTGATTGTGGATGAACCGACAGCGGGTCTTGATCCTAAGGAACGCATCCATTTTCGCAACTTGTTGTCGGAGTTATCCAGTCAACGCATTGTCCTCTTGTCGACACACATCGTTTCGGATATTGAGTTTATTGCCAAAGAGATATTAATCCTTAAAGAAGGTCGCCTTATACATAAAAAAGATCCTCAAACACTATTAAATTTGTTGAAAGGGAAAGTTTGGACGTTATCAGTACCAGCTGATGAAGTAGCCGATTATCAAAAGACCTATAAAATTGGCAATATGGTGAGACAAGAACAATCAGTAGAACTTCGGCTTATATCTGACTCACGGGTTCATGAAGACGCCCTCATCTCGGTGCCTAATCTTGAGGATTTATATTTATATTTCTTTGATAAGGAGGATGAGTATGAGGGGGCTATTTAA
- a CDS encoding M20/M25/M40 family metallo-hydrolase, which translates to MKKEFLEQLLSTPSPSGNEVTIQKLWRDEVSQFADQVTTDGAGNVIASINPEADFKVLLAGHCDEIGFMVKRIDEQGFIYVEKLGGISPKPAIGMKVQILGASETVVGVIGANAEHHGGVKDDLEIEDIYIDCGARTKEELQDRVHIGDPIVYTRTYEYLENNRLSARGLDNRTGAFIVAEVLRRLAEDRPTIGVYAASTVNEETNMGGAYFAAAGLEPTFAIACDVTFATDYPSVDTNKHGEINLDGGPVLAKGAPINHKINALLERAANREAIPVQYELTPRMTGTDADRMRLTGKGVPIALVSLPLRYMHSPVETVSLHDIEQEIQLIVSMLKELTGKESVNPLD; encoded by the coding sequence GTGAAGAAAGAATTTCTCGAACAGTTATTGTCTACTCCCTCCCCTTCTGGTAATGAAGTCACTATTCAAAAATTATGGCGAGATGAAGTCTCACAATTTGCCGACCAAGTAACCACAGACGGTGCGGGAAATGTCATAGCCTCTATTAATCCTGAAGCCGATTTCAAAGTCCTCTTAGCGGGACACTGTGATGAAATAGGTTTTATGGTCAAACGAATCGATGAGCAAGGTTTTATTTATGTTGAAAAACTTGGCGGGATTAGTCCAAAACCAGCCATTGGGATGAAGGTACAAATCCTCGGTGCAAGCGAAACGGTCGTCGGCGTGATTGGCGCAAACGCAGAGCATCATGGCGGCGTGAAGGATGATCTGGAAATTGAAGATATTTACATAGATTGCGGGGCACGCACTAAGGAAGAGCTTCAGGACCGAGTTCACATAGGTGACCCGATTGTTTATACAAGAACCTATGAATACTTAGAAAATAATCGTCTAAGTGCACGCGGCCTGGATAATCGCACAGGTGCTTTTATTGTCGCGGAAGTCTTGCGTCGACTGGCAGAGGATCGTCCGACCATCGGCGTTTATGCGGCGAGCACTGTCAATGAAGAAACCAACATGGGAGGCGCTTATTTTGCAGCAGCCGGCTTAGAGCCAACCTTCGCCATTGCCTGTGATGTGACCTTTGCAACGGATTATCCGAGTGTTGATACAAACAAGCACGGTGAGATTAATCTAGATGGCGGACCTGTTCTTGCCAAAGGTGCCCCTATTAATCATAAAATTAATGCCTTATTGGAAAGAGCCGCTAATCGTGAGGCCATTCCCGTTCAATATGAACTGACTCCTCGTATGACAGGGACGGATGCCGACCGGATGCGTTTAACCGGTAAAGGCGTCCCGATAGCGCTTGTATCGCTGCCGCTTCGTTATATGCATTCCCCTGTTGAAACGGTAAGCCTTCACGATATCGAGCAAGAAATCCAATTGATTGTTTCCATGCTAAAAGAATTGACGGGGAAAGAATCCGTTAACCCTTTAGATTGA
- a CDS encoding ThiF family adenylyltransferase, protein MTQRYTRLERFRPIGVDGVKRLREAHVVIIGMGALGASQAEMLVRSGIGKLTIIDRDYVDTTNLQRQQLYTEQDVKRHLPKAYAAKNHLEAINSEVEIEVAIEDLFSGNADRLLSNADLLLDGTDNFETRQLINDFSHRHGIPWIYGAATASYGVMMPIIPGKTPCFHCLFSHQMVAGETCETAGIIGPAVQMTVALQLSEAMKLLTGHSEAIRHGLTTYDIWKNEQTTIRLDGLKVPHCPTCGVNPSYPFLKGDYESKTAVLCGRETVQVRPTAFNERQYTSVVQSLEKLEMIRRTNDFLTQFEADGHIVVLFKDGRALIHGTSDPLIAKNLYQRYVGS, encoded by the coding sequence ATGACACAAAGATATACACGCTTAGAACGTTTTCGTCCGATCGGAGTGGACGGCGTGAAAAGGCTTCGAGAGGCTCACGTCGTTATTATTGGGATGGGAGCACTTGGAGCCTCTCAAGCAGAGATGCTTGTGAGGTCAGGTATCGGCAAGCTTACAATCATTGACAGAGATTATGTGGATACGACTAATCTACAGCGTCAGCAGCTCTATACTGAGCAGGATGTGAAAAGACACTTACCGAAAGCCTATGCGGCAAAGAACCATTTAGAGGCGATCAATTCAGAGGTGGAAATTGAAGTAGCCATTGAGGATCTTTTTAGCGGTAACGCAGATCGGCTCTTATCAAATGCGGATCTTTTGCTGGATGGAACCGACAATTTTGAAACGCGCCAACTCATTAATGATTTTAGTCATCGGCACGGAATTCCTTGGATATACGGTGCCGCTACCGCAAGCTATGGCGTTATGATGCCAATTATTCCGGGTAAAACGCCGTGCTTTCATTGCTTATTCTCCCATCAGATGGTTGCCGGTGAAACCTGTGAAACCGCTGGGATTATTGGACCAGCCGTGCAAATGACCGTCGCTCTTCAACTGTCAGAAGCGATGAAGCTTCTGACCGGCCATTCTGAAGCGATCCGCCACGGTTTAACAACGTATGACATCTGGAAAAATGAACAAACCACCATTCGGCTGGATGGGCTGAAAGTTCCGCATTGCCCAACTTGCGGGGTGAATCCTTCCTATCCATTCCTTAAAGGTGACTATGAGAGTAAGACGGCTGTTCTTTGCGGAAGGGAAACGGTTCAAGTTCGCCCAACTGCTTTTAATGAGAGGCAATATACGTCGGTCGTCCAATCGCTAGAAAAACTTGAGATGATCCGGAGAACAAATGATTTTCTCACACAATTTGAAGCCGACGGACATATCGTCGTGTTGTTTAAAGACGGCAGAGCCTTAATTCATGGCACATCTGATCCTTTAATCGCCAAAAATCTTTATCAACGCTATGTTGGCAGCTAA
- a CDS encoding class I SAM-dependent methyltransferase has product MIITTSRRVQSKFVEKAYQLSHVYGFSYRERKGLSIEAFKAAHQEDIIVVGKDGISIVPLDEETALFFHPNVAMIRAKRLLKGEKEALVSIAKLKEGMSFLDCTLGLASDSLVASLAVGPNGSVIGIEGNQLLYLLAREGLASFSSGNMTIDQAMRRITVVNCDHLSFLKKSEDRSVDVVYFDPMFETAIAASNGINSIRGQAIRSDLTKEVIEEAKRVARQRVVLKDHWKSLRFEKLGFIQHVRKTSMFHYGTIERV; this is encoded by the coding sequence ATGATCATTACCACATCGAGACGAGTTCAAAGTAAGTTTGTAGAAAAAGCTTATCAACTATCACATGTTTATGGTTTTTCTTATAGAGAGAGGAAGGGGCTTTCGATTGAAGCGTTTAAGGCAGCGCATCAAGAGGATATCATCGTCGTAGGGAAGGACGGTATTTCAATTGTCCCTTTGGATGAAGAGACCGCTCTCTTTTTTCACCCAAATGTCGCCATGATAAGGGCCAAGCGACTGTTGAAAGGGGAGAAAGAAGCCCTTGTTTCGATAGCTAAGCTAAAGGAAGGCATGTCGTTTCTAGACTGTACACTTGGGTTAGCGTCAGACAGTCTAGTAGCGAGTCTCGCTGTTGGACCAAACGGCTCCGTTATAGGAATAGAAGGAAACCAGCTCCTATATTTATTAGCTAGAGAGGGACTTGCTTCTTTTTCAAGCGGGAACATGACGATTGACCAAGCGATGAGGCGAATAACGGTCGTCAATTGTGATCATCTTTCTTTTTTGAAAAAGTCAGAGGATCGTTCAGTGGATGTCGTCTATTTTGATCCGATGTTTGAAACCGCGATCGCGGCTTCAAATGGAATCAATAGCATTAGAGGACAAGCCATCAGGAGTGATTTAACAAAAGAGGTTATAGAGGAAGCGAAGCGTGTAGCCAGACAACGGGTTGTTTTGAAGGATCATTGGAAGAGCCTGCGTTTTGAAAAATTAGGTTTTATACAGCATGTACGCAAAACGTCGATGTTTCATTACGGCACCATTGAGCGAGTCTGA
- a CDS encoding thymidylate synthase: protein MKSYLELCERILSEGNKKEDRTGTGTISVFGHQMRFNLEEGFPLLTTKKLHLKSIIYELLWFLKGDTNVRYLQEKGVRIWNEWADEDGELGPVYGHQWRSWPGKNGDTIDQISDVLDLIKNNPDSRRMIVTAWNPADVPNMALPPCHCLFQFYVNDGKLSCQLYQRSADVFLGVPFNIASYALLTHMIAHVTGLKVGDFVHTLGDAHIYLNHVDQVKLQLTRDPRTLPTLTINPEVKSLFEFDYEDFTISNYNPHPHIKGTVSV from the coding sequence ATGAAGTCATATTTAGAACTTTGTGAGCGCATCTTGTCTGAGGGAAATAAAAAAGAGGATCGGACAGGCACTGGGACGATTAGTGTATTTGGGCATCAGATGCGTTTTAATCTCGAGGAAGGGTTTCCGCTCTTAACCACTAAAAAATTACATCTTAAATCGATTATCTATGAACTTTTGTGGTTTTTAAAAGGGGATACGAATGTTCGCTATTTACAGGAAAAGGGTGTAAGAATCTGGAACGAATGGGCCGACGAAGACGGTGAGCTCGGTCCCGTTTATGGTCACCAATGGCGGTCGTGGCCTGGGAAAAATGGGGACACGATTGATCAGATTTCGGACGTGCTTGATCTCATTAAGAATAATCCAGACTCAAGGCGAATGATTGTAACCGCCTGGAATCCGGCTGATGTCCCTAATATGGCACTTCCGCCCTGCCATTGCTTGTTCCAGTTTTATGTGAATGATGGGAAGCTATCTTGTCAGCTTTATCAACGTTCAGCCGATGTGTTTCTAGGCGTCCCTTTTAACATAGCTTCCTACGCCCTATTGACTCATATGATCGCTCATGTAACGGGCCTAAAAGTCGGGGATTTTGTACACACACTAGGGGATGCCCACATTTATCTCAATCATGTCGATCAAGTAAAGCTTCAATTGACTCGTGATCCTCGCACGCTTCCCACTTTAACCATTAATCCTGAGGTTAAGTCTTTATTTGAGTTTGACTATGAGGATTTCACGATTTCGAATTACAATCCGCATCCGCACATTAAAGGAACCGTTTCCGTATGA